One region of Syntrophobacter fumaroxidans MPOB genomic DNA includes:
- a CDS encoding mannose-1-phosphate guanylyltransferase produces the protein MYVVIMAGGSGTRFWPVSRKARPKQLLSIIGDQPMVKATYERIKGLVPDSRIILVVGREHFDETSRLFSGTEVRILAEPQGKNTAPCIGLAARYVEYLAGNAPMVILPADHFVARPAVFRTALMHAVSLSADDRAIFTLGIVPTRPETGYGYIETDPVERNADGVAFHRAKRFVEKPPLHKAEEYLLGGGTYWNAGIFIATSSLLLAEFSEHMPAFHSGLTGLTGFDSDEHAQRLASLYEGIDGISFDYAIMEKTGRTVYVLPCDCGWSDVGSWYSLYETRRAEQDEAGNLAEGDAMLIDCRGSFVMARGNRHVAALGVKGILIVDTEDAVLVADLEKTQEVRKVISGLKDRCLNKLL, from the coding sequence ATGTACGTGGTGATCATGGCGGGCGGTTCCGGAACGAGGTTCTGGCCTGTCAGCCGTAAGGCGCGGCCCAAGCAACTGCTGAGCATTATCGGCGATCAGCCGATGGTCAAGGCGACTTACGAGCGGATCAAAGGGCTCGTGCCCGATTCCCGGATCATTCTGGTGGTGGGTCGTGAGCATTTCGACGAAACGAGCCGACTCTTCTCGGGAACCGAAGTTCGCATCCTGGCGGAGCCCCAGGGAAAAAACACGGCACCCTGCATAGGGCTGGCCGCGAGATACGTGGAATACCTCGCCGGCAATGCCCCAATGGTGATCCTCCCCGCGGACCACTTCGTCGCTCGGCCCGCTGTTTTCAGAACCGCGCTCATGCATGCCGTATCACTCTCGGCCGACGACAGGGCCATCTTCACTCTCGGCATCGTGCCCACACGACCTGAAACGGGTTACGGGTACATCGAGACGGACCCGGTCGAACGGAACGCCGACGGGGTCGCGTTCCATCGGGCCAAACGGTTTGTGGAAAAACCTCCTCTCCACAAGGCGGAGGAATACCTGCTCGGAGGCGGCACCTACTGGAACGCCGGTATCTTCATTGCCACATCCTCCCTTCTGCTGGCGGAATTCTCGGAGCATATGCCCGCGTTTCATTCGGGACTGACCGGGTTGACCGGGTTTGACTCGGACGAACATGCTCAACGGTTGGCTTCGCTCTACGAAGGAATCGACGGCATCTCTTTCGATTACGCGATCATGGAGAAAACCGGCCGGACCGTCTATGTGCTTCCCTGCGACTGCGGCTGGAGCGACGTTGGCTCATGGTACAGCCTCTACGAAACGCGGCGGGCGGAACAGGACGAGGCGGGAAACCTGGCCGAGGGAGACGCGATGCTCATCGACTGCCGGGGTTCTTTCGTCATGGCCCGGGGCAACAGGCATGTGGCGGCACTGGGAGTCAAGGGGATTCTGATCGTGGACACCGAAGATGCGGTGCTCGTTGCGGACCTCGAAAAGACGCAGGAAGTGAGGAAAGTGATCTCCGGCCTGAAGGACCGTTGCCTGAACAAGCTGCTTTGA
- a CDS encoding glycosyltransferase, whose protein sequence is MKVGMVFPASWRARSVQALTWSILCELFRHAMAAQGVEVKLFGLDPPPERGPIPPLSDSDSSALECLSLGAAMEEASEFDLLHTHDNLLSVSYAPFVKIPIVSSFYGRLSEGVLPIFRKWNHRCAYVSASDASRDSSLDYAGTIYPAVDASVFNCRAKPGDHLLWYGPVGKTGGVRDAVEIALRSDRKLLIVGNIEDPDYYEMEIARYVDGSRIRHAPSLSPEKLGELWGKAAAVLCTSEEPAFPLHILESNACGTPVVGFNRGTMAEIVKIGENGILAADMDRIVEEVRRIDSWDRSACRRFVEERFNMERMACEYVQLYRAVLERTKPHAAMSRPPWGLWTVLEDSPTYKVKRVDVLPGKRLSYQLHYKRSEHWMIVQGQALVTLDDRKIPLEVGEYIDIPAGVKHRIENPGTTIMSFIEVQQGTYFGEDDIIRLEDDYGRKGTVC, encoded by the coding sequence ATGAAAGTCGGAATGGTTTTCCCGGCATCATGGCGGGCCAGAAGCGTTCAGGCACTGACCTGGAGCATCCTGTGCGAGCTTTTTCGTCACGCCATGGCGGCCCAGGGGGTGGAAGTGAAGCTGTTCGGGCTGGACCCGCCTCCGGAGCGGGGGCCGATCCCCCCGTTGTCCGATTCGGACTCATCCGCCCTCGAGTGTCTCAGCCTTGGCGCGGCAATGGAGGAAGCATCGGAATTCGATCTTCTGCACACCCATGACAACCTGCTTTCGGTTTCGTACGCCCCCTTCGTTAAGATCCCCATCGTCTCGAGTTTTTACGGCCGTTTGTCGGAGGGAGTGCTGCCCATATTCCGCAAATGGAACCACCGTTGCGCCTACGTATCGGCCAGCGACGCATCACGCGATTCGAGCCTGGATTATGCCGGGACCATCTACCCGGCGGTCGATGCAAGCGTGTTCAACTGTCGCGCCAAGCCCGGCGACCATCTGCTGTGGTATGGACCGGTCGGTAAGACGGGCGGGGTTCGGGACGCCGTTGAAATCGCGTTGCGCTCGGACCGGAAACTGCTCATTGTCGGCAACATCGAAGACCCTGACTACTACGAGATGGAAATTGCCCGCTACGTGGACGGCTCCAGGATAAGGCACGCACCTTCCCTCAGTCCCGAAAAGCTCGGGGAGCTGTGGGGAAAGGCCGCGGCGGTTCTGTGCACCTCCGAGGAGCCTGCCTTCCCGCTTCACATCCTCGAATCGAACGCCTGCGGAACGCCGGTGGTCGGATTCAACCGGGGAACCATGGCGGAAATCGTGAAAATCGGCGAGAACGGAATCCTCGCCGCGGACATGGACCGGATCGTCGAGGAGGTTCGCAGAATCGACTCCTGGGACCGCTCAGCCTGCCGCCGGTTCGTGGAAGAGCGATTCAACATGGAGCGGATGGCCTGCGAGTACGTGCAGCTCTACCGCGCCGTTCTGGAAAGGACAAAGCCCCACGCGGCCATGTCCAGGCCGCCATGGGGCCTGTGGACGGTCCTCGAGGACAGCCCGACCTACAAGGTCAAGCGCGTCGATGTGCTCCCCGGGAAGAGACTGAGCTATCAGCTGCACTACAAACGGTCGGAACACTGGATGATCGTCCAGGGTCAGGCCCTTGTAACCCTCGACGATCGAAAAATCCCGCTCGAGGTGGGAGAGTACATCGACATCCCGGCCGGCGTCAAACACCGGATCGAAAACCCCGGCACGACGATCATGAGCTTCATCGAAGTCCAGCAGGGGACGTATTTCGGCGAAGACGACATTATCCGGCTCGAGGACGATTACGGGCGCAAGGGAACGGTCTGCTGA
- a CDS encoding O-antigen ligase family protein: MRPLGSIFLTRVTIALPVLFLPFFLGGARPWFWSMFAALFMIGTAVLLWMEPESPSLMREIPVKWQGAGVFILAFPVLQLIPLPPSALAVLAPHRLLWLQRAAEAAGSPQGGWAAISYLPVMTMFSLFWWVFLVLFGILLRNALREGSPEWFFRLLFFVAASEALYGILQVLVPSLGVLWEAAGTGDARGTFVNRNHFAAFLGMIWPVLLGYTLSPEEPPSRLSRQKTYDARERNAQIRQKQLFFSFLVGMVLFALVFSESRGGILSALIALTAFTIIGRIRRPGMLAFVVVCWGVMIAYGSIVGFGNIIARFDVLEGGALGRFKIWADSCRLIRDHFLTGTGLDTFAHAIRLYQSHLLDDQEIVHAHSDYLELAGELGVPVAAGLTVLAWGYWVLAARRAWKLDAGENLPDRRRSSGPSGTLSLSDIPGGSGSAIHRSPIPAGLRAGGIHCESGGDSRRRLIAAGALAGCLAFLCHSVVEFNWQIPANQLYFVVLIVLMSL, encoded by the coding sequence GTGAGACCTCTGGGCAGCATCTTCCTGACCCGGGTCACGATCGCCCTCCCGGTCCTGTTCCTCCCGTTTTTCCTGGGGGGCGCGCGCCCCTGGTTCTGGAGCATGTTCGCCGCGCTGTTCATGATCGGAACGGCGGTGCTGTTGTGGATGGAGCCCGAATCGCCTTCCCTGATGCGGGAAATCCCCGTGAAGTGGCAGGGTGCCGGAGTCTTCATCCTGGCTTTTCCGGTTTTGCAGCTGATTCCCCTGCCGCCCTCCGCCCTGGCCGTGCTGGCTCCGCACCGCCTGCTCTGGCTGCAACGGGCCGCCGAGGCAGCCGGAAGCCCGCAGGGGGGATGGGCTGCAATTTCCTATCTTCCCGTGATGACTATGTTTTCCCTGTTCTGGTGGGTGTTTCTGGTCCTGTTCGGCATTCTCTTGCGAAACGCCCTCCGGGAAGGCTCTCCCGAATGGTTCTTTCGCCTGCTCTTTTTCGTGGCTGCGTCCGAGGCTCTCTACGGCATCCTGCAAGTGCTCGTGCCTTCCCTGGGAGTGCTCTGGGAAGCCGCCGGGACCGGCGACGCACGGGGAACCTTCGTGAACCGGAACCACTTCGCCGCGTTTCTGGGAATGATCTGGCCGGTCCTTCTCGGGTATACCCTTTCTCCGGAAGAACCTCCTTCGAGATTGTCCCGGCAAAAGACCTACGATGCCCGGGAACGAAACGCCCAGATCAGGCAGAAGCAGTTGTTTTTTTCCTTTCTTGTCGGCATGGTGCTGTTTGCCCTGGTCTTTTCCGAATCAAGGGGGGGTATTCTCAGTGCCCTGATCGCTCTCACTGCCTTTACGATCATCGGCAGAATACGGCGACCGGGCATGCTCGCTTTCGTCGTCGTCTGCTGGGGGGTGATGATCGCCTACGGGAGCATCGTCGGCTTCGGCAACATCATCGCCCGTTTTGACGTCCTGGAGGGCGGCGCCTTGGGCCGTTTCAAGATTTGGGCCGACAGTTGCCGGCTGATTCGGGACCATTTCCTGACCGGAACCGGTCTGGACACCTTCGCTCACGCGATTCGTCTCTACCAGTCCCATCTGCTCGACGACCAGGAAATCGTCCATGCGCACAGCGACTACCTCGAGCTCGCCGGAGAGCTGGGCGTGCCCGTTGCCGCCGGGTTGACCGTGCTGGCATGGGGATACTGGGTCCTGGCAGCCCGGCGCGCATGGAAACTCGATGCCGGGGAGAATCTGCCCGATCGCCGGCGTTCGAGCGGTCCTTCCGGCACCCTTTCCCTTTCCGACATTCCAGGCGGGTCAGGAAGTGCGATTCACCGTTCTCCGATTCCGGCGGGGCTGCGGGCCGGTGGGATTCACTGCGAGAGCGGCGGCGACTCGCGGAGACGTCTGATCGCCGCCGGGGCACTGGCGGGCTGCCTGGCCTTTCTGTGCCACAGCGTGGTGGAATTCAACTGGCAAATCCCCGCCAATCAGTTATATTTCGTCGTGCTCATCGTTTTGATGAGTCTTTGA
- a CDS encoding MraY family glycosyltransferase: protein MYTILIAFLASLLLALTLTPVVGRIAKRLDVVDRPAARKIHVEPIPRLGGIAVYLAFMLPFWGCVLFFSSYWDSSLIWISAGATVVFVMGLCDDVHQLRPDVKFLFQIVAALLACEGGLFFKQIALPWGSEFSLGWFSGIVTLFWVLLVVNAVNLIDGLDGLATGTSLFVSLVLLVLTENGGNTAAVVGLAALAGACMGFLRYNFNPASIFLGDCGSYFLGFILASLSILGSLKSPATVAIIIPIVALGLPLMDTILAPIRRFVLGRSMFQPDKSHIHHRLLRMGLSQRKAVLIMYGATLFLGVFALLIVHARDVKAGFLLLVLGFLVVFFIRKIGYLEYVTVDKVVGYFHDVTDVMGFARERRTFLDQQLHIARAASVEEMWERIVSACELLKMDEARIHFNGVWWNGPGDTYRWCLNEICLDLDQCRDRVLVLELPLVNGSKSYGTLSLRKDLLQDPISHYTLRRIEHLRRTVVAKLKELEDKQGSLQCRSVDRPSPVASSLPINETAHHAPQARRPLI from the coding sequence ATGTATACTATTCTGATCGCGTTTCTCGCATCCCTCCTCCTGGCCCTGACGCTTACGCCGGTGGTGGGAAGGATCGCCAAACGACTCGACGTCGTCGATCGGCCCGCAGCGCGCAAAATCCATGTCGAACCGATTCCCCGGCTGGGCGGGATTGCCGTCTACCTGGCTTTCATGTTGCCCTTCTGGGGCTGCGTGCTCTTTTTCTCGTCATACTGGGATTCGTCCTTGATCTGGATTTCGGCAGGGGCCACCGTGGTGTTCGTCATGGGGCTCTGTGATGACGTTCACCAGCTCCGCCCGGACGTGAAGTTCCTGTTTCAGATCGTGGCGGCCCTCCTGGCCTGCGAGGGCGGGTTGTTCTTCAAACAGATCGCCTTGCCGTGGGGTTCCGAATTCTCCCTGGGATGGTTTTCCGGTATCGTCACTCTGTTCTGGGTCCTCCTGGTGGTGAACGCCGTCAACCTGATCGACGGACTGGACGGGCTGGCGACCGGCACGAGTCTTTTCGTTTCCCTGGTTCTGCTGGTATTGACCGAGAACGGCGGCAACACCGCCGCTGTTGTCGGCCTCGCCGCCCTGGCCGGAGCCTGCATGGGATTTCTGCGTTACAATTTCAACCCGGCGTCGATCTTCCTGGGTGATTGCGGTAGTTACTTTCTCGGCTTCATCCTCGCTTCGCTCAGCATTCTCGGGTCTCTCAAGAGTCCTGCAACCGTTGCGATCATCATACCCATCGTGGCCCTGGGGCTGCCGTTGATGGACACGATCCTGGCGCCCATACGAAGGTTCGTGCTCGGCCGAAGCATGTTCCAGCCCGACAAGAGCCATATCCACCACAGATTGCTCAGAATGGGGCTCAGCCAGCGCAAGGCCGTCCTGATCATGTACGGGGCGACACTGTTTCTCGGAGTGTTTGCACTGCTCATCGTCCACGCGAGGGATGTCAAGGCCGGGTTCCTGCTCCTGGTTCTTGGATTTCTTGTCGTCTTCTTCATACGCAAGATCGGCTACCTGGAATACGTGACTGTTGACAAGGTTGTGGGCTACTTCCATGACGTCACGGACGTGATGGGCTTCGCGCGCGAGCGCCGCACGTTCCTGGACCAGCAGCTTCACATCGCCCGTGCCGCGAGCGTGGAGGAGATGTGGGAGCGCATCGTGAGCGCATGCGAACTGCTCAAGATGGATGAAGCCAGGATTCATTTCAATGGAGTCTGGTGGAACGGCCCGGGAGACACCTACAGGTGGTGCCTCAACGAGATCTGCCTCGACCTGGACCAGTGCCGGGACCGCGTGCTGGTGCTGGAGCTGCCGCTGGTGAACGGGAGCAAGAGCTACGGCACGCTGTCGCTGAGAAAAGATCTGCTCCAAGACCCCATAAGCCATTACACCCTGAGACGCATCGAGCACCTGAGACGCACCGTTGTGGCGAAGCTCAAGGAGCTCGAGGACAAACAGGGCTCTCTCCAGTGTCGATCGGTCGATCGGCCGTCTCCTGTAGCCTCAAGTCTCCCGATAAATGAAACCGCTCATCATGCCCCCCAGGCCAGGCGTCCGCTCATATGA
- a CDS encoding glycosyltransferase family 4 protein translates to MRILFLSHYFPPEVNAPAIRTFEHCREWVRAGHDVHVVTCVPSHPRGVPFAGYRRRWYDRSLLDGIHVHRVWTYLAANTGVFKRTLNYLSFVPTSVWRSLRLGKFDVIVATSPQFFNAVAGRLAGALTRTPWVFELRDLWPESAAAVGAVRNSWILRLTEQLELSLYRNALAVVCVTRAFIDNLTGRGIPGSKIEYVPNGIDVEFWKAGDARVVRCLHGLKHDDVLVSYIGTVGMAHGLEVLPAAAASLQRSHPHVRFLVVGDGAELSSVRAHAEAMRLTNVEFTGLVPHKTVRDYMAATDISLVVLRGSELFKTVLPSKMLEAMGAGKPIVLGVQGEARRILELSGGGIAVAPEDGAALASAIIELAENRALRRKMGNAGRSFAIREFNRSEWARRYADILKERVHGPGAD, encoded by the coding sequence ATGAGAATCCTGTTCCTTTCACATTACTTCCCTCCCGAAGTCAACGCACCGGCCATCAGGACTTTCGAGCATTGCAGGGAATGGGTGCGTGCGGGCCACGACGTGCACGTGGTCACGTGCGTGCCCAGTCATCCCCGCGGCGTGCCTTTTGCCGGCTATAGAAGGCGCTGGTACGACCGATCCCTGCTGGACGGGATTCACGTTCACCGGGTGTGGACCTACCTGGCTGCGAATACAGGAGTTTTCAAGCGCACGCTCAATTACCTGTCCTTCGTGCCCACATCGGTGTGGCGTTCGCTGAGACTCGGAAAATTCGACGTCATCGTCGCCACCTCCCCCCAGTTTTTCAACGCTGTGGCGGGGCGACTCGCCGGGGCGCTGACACGAACCCCGTGGGTTTTCGAGCTCCGGGATCTATGGCCGGAATCGGCGGCCGCGGTCGGGGCCGTAAGGAATTCATGGATTCTGCGTCTCACGGAACAACTGGAACTTTCCTTGTACCGGAATGCGCTCGCCGTCGTGTGCGTCACGCGTGCTTTCATCGATAACCTGACCGGGCGCGGTATTCCCGGTTCAAAAATCGAGTATGTTCCCAACGGCATCGACGTCGAATTCTGGAAAGCGGGTGACGCCCGCGTCGTACGATGCCTGCACGGCCTGAAGCACGATGACGTTCTGGTCAGCTACATCGGCACGGTTGGCATGGCCCATGGTCTGGAAGTCCTGCCGGCGGCAGCGGCGTCGCTGCAAAGATCGCATCCCCATGTACGTTTTCTTGTTGTCGGTGACGGAGCTGAATTATCGTCAGTTCGCGCCCACGCCGAGGCGATGCGACTGACAAACGTCGAATTCACCGGGCTGGTGCCGCACAAAACCGTCAGGGATTACATGGCGGCAACCGATATTTCCCTTGTAGTGCTGCGCGGATCGGAACTGTTCAAGACGGTCCTGCCGTCGAAGATGCTCGAGGCAATGGGCGCCGGAAAACCCATCGTGCTGGGGGTGCAGGGGGAAGCCAGGCGGATCCTGGAGCTGTCCGGCGGCGGCATTGCCGTTGCGCCTGAAGATGGCGCGGCCCTGGCTTCCGCCATCATTGAACTGGCGGAAAACCGGGCATTGAGACGGAAAATGGGAAATGCGGGACGGTCCTTCGCGATTCGTGAATTCAACCGCAGTGAATGGGCACGAAGATATGCCGACATACTCAAAGAACGGGTGCACGGGCCGGGCGCTGATTGA
- a CDS encoding heparinase II/III family protein codes for MNRRLPFSGPERWRQPGADRLWTYNLHAFRFLSGIQPRDGLFLVLDWIAENTDPKGPGWEPYPLSIRIREWIEWVHSNRGLDEAAAHRIVGSIARQTAALEAQIEYHLMGNHLLENAVTLCWAGLSLDGERASKWVRRGLSILREELATQVLPDGAHDERSPMYQALLAEALLRLAGVADKVRSRDADTIGHLSQSAGTNLLGSLSRLVHPDGEYALLNDCALGVAPTYGALIQRFIAGGDPGMENLDTRLGAWALADAGYFGWRDGYGTCLVFDSGPIGPDHQPGHGHADALSFELSRRGMRVIADTGVFTYNPCSVRQYDRGTAAHNTIQVDGRDQSELWESFRCARRISIRSAGTGFRDGGLELHGSCGGPGKSGQTVMHSRSIRIEPPVIGFHDELTAPGRHQAVLRVHLAPGLTCSLDSDGWKAAAGSEALARVSGRGFSFDATTTPYHPRFGVEIDRPALSAAFDFHDRLELNWSIHLL; via the coding sequence TTGAACCGCAGGCTGCCGTTTTCCGGTCCCGAACGGTGGCGGCAGCCCGGTGCGGACCGGTTGTGGACTTACAATCTCCACGCCTTTCGTTTTCTGAGCGGAATTCAGCCCCGTGACGGCCTCTTTCTGGTTTTGGACTGGATCGCGGAAAACACCGATCCGAAAGGTCCGGGATGGGAACCCTATCCTCTTTCGATCCGCATTCGGGAATGGATCGAATGGGTTCACTCAAACAGGGGTCTCGACGAAGCCGCCGCGCATCGGATCGTGGGCAGCATCGCCCGTCAGACGGCCGCGCTGGAGGCACAGATCGAATATCATCTCATGGGAAACCATCTCCTGGAGAATGCCGTCACGCTTTGCTGGGCCGGCTTGAGCCTGGACGGGGAGCGTGCGTCGAAATGGGTACGGCGCGGCCTGTCGATCCTCCGGGAGGAGTTGGCCACGCAGGTGCTTCCCGATGGAGCACACGACGAGCGCAGCCCCATGTACCAGGCGCTGCTTGCCGAAGCGCTGCTGCGGCTGGCCGGAGTCGCGGACAAGGTCCGAAGCCGGGATGCGGACACCATCGGGCACCTGTCCCAATCGGCCGGCACGAATCTGCTCGGTTCCCTGAGCCGGCTGGTCCATCCGGATGGCGAATACGCGCTGCTCAATGACTGCGCGCTGGGGGTGGCACCCACTTACGGAGCATTGATCCAACGGTTCATCGCCGGGGGAGACCCCGGGATGGAGAACCTCGATACGCGCCTCGGCGCGTGGGCATTGGCCGACGCGGGATATTTCGGGTGGCGGGATGGCTACGGCACCTGCCTCGTTTTCGATTCGGGACCGATCGGGCCGGACCATCAACCCGGCCACGGCCATGCCGACGCTCTCTCGTTCGAGCTGAGCCGCCGGGGCATGCGCGTGATCGCGGATACCGGCGTTTTCACGTACAATCCGTGTTCCGTCCGCCAATATGATCGCGGCACCGCCGCGCACAACACCATCCAGGTGGACGGCCGGGACCAGTCTGAATTGTGGGAGTCTTTTCGCTGCGCGCGCAGGATCTCGATCCGTTCCGCCGGCACAGGCTTCCGGGATGGTGGTCTCGAGTTGCATGGTTCCTGCGGAGGGCCGGGAAAAAGCGGGCAGACCGTGATGCACAGCCGGAGCATTCGAATCGAACCCCCGGTGATCGGGTTTCACGACGAATTGACCGCGCCGGGCAGACACCAGGCCGTCCTTCGGGTGCACTTGGCCCCCGGGCTCACCTGTTCTCTCGACTCGGACGGCTGGAAAGCGGCGGCCGGTTCGGAGGCGTTGGCGCGGGTGAGCGGCCGCGGTTTCTCTTTTGATGCGACGACCACTCCCTATCACCCCCGTTTCGGGGTGGAAATCGATCGCCCGGCGCTTTCGGCCGCATTCGATTTTCACGATCGACTGGAACTGAACTGGTCCATACATCTGCTTTGA